One genomic region from Nostoc sphaeroides encodes:
- a CDS encoding polysaccharide lyase produces MTKVAIETSYASTEVVSSTAKDLLSFKNAVIWSDRFEAANWKEHWNFRKRGQWGLQNIEVIKDPSGRFSKVLRVLYPAGSASPKVTDSDGAPIGGTQFFADLGMPSHDTMRLSYYVRFSENFDFVKGGKLPGLFGGSVNNGRKIPDGSNGFSTRYMWRKNGNGEVYAYLPTSREHGTSIGRGNWLFRPGTWHHLEQEIVLNQPGKNNGLIQVWLDENKVLTKDGLTFRTTNALKIEGIFFSTFFGGGDQSWASSKDVYADFADFSVSSVN; encoded by the coding sequence GTGACCAAGGTGGCCATTGAGACTTCATATGCTTCAACAGAGGTTGTTAGTTCCACCGCAAAAGATTTACTTAGCTTTAAAAATGCAGTTATTTGGTCTGATAGATTTGAAGCAGCCAACTGGAAAGAGCATTGGAATTTTAGAAAAAGAGGGCAATGGGGTCTGCAAAACATTGAGGTCATCAAAGATCCTAGCGGTAGGTTTTCTAAGGTATTGAGGGTATTGTATCCGGCTGGCTCTGCCAGTCCTAAGGTTACGGATAGTGATGGAGCACCCATCGGTGGAACTCAGTTTTTTGCTGATTTGGGTATGCCATCTCACGATACTATGCGGTTAAGCTATTACGTTCGTTTCTCTGAAAACTTTGACTTTGTAAAGGGTGGAAAATTACCAGGCCTTTTTGGTGGTAGTGTTAACAACGGTCGAAAAATTCCTGATGGTAGTAATGGCTTTTCAACGCGCTATATGTGGAGAAAAAATGGCAATGGGGAAGTTTATGCCTATCTCCCTACTAGCCGCGAACATGGCACTTCAATTGGCAGAGGAAACTGGCTATTTCGACCGGGAACTTGGCATCACTTGGAACAAGAGATTGTACTAAATCAGCCGGGAAAAAATAATGGACTAATTCAAGTGTGGTTAGATGAAAACAAAGTTCTTACTAAAGATGGGCTAACTTTCCGAACTACCAACGCTCTAAAAATTGAGGGTATCTTTTTCTCGACTTTTTTTGGCGGAGGAGATCAATCTTGGGCAAGTTCCAAAGATGTATATGCCGATTTTGCTGATTTCTCTGTTTCCTCCGTCAATTAA
- a CDS encoding DUF1802 family protein, with the protein MQMELTTTFHALKEWAVAINALESGETIMLLRKGGIHERNGHFQVAHKQILLYPTYEHQQAFMLKAEYANRVYPVTPGWHREKVPIGSWAEITDILPCSDESIVNSLLPFHIWNEHSISDRLKWKPRQPLYILLLRTYKLPQQEIPYHPKYGGCKSWIDLDQPIHLQGAKPVLSDFAYTQLVETIRGIVGEKMETKIDTLNYNSTFG; encoded by the coding sequence ATGCAAATGGAATTGACTACAACTTTTCATGCTCTCAAAGAATGGGCAGTCGCCATAAATGCTTTGGAAAGTGGCGAAACAATTATGTTGCTCCGCAAAGGCGGTATCCATGAACGAAATGGACATTTTCAAGTTGCCCACAAGCAAATTTTGCTTTATCCTACTTATGAACATCAACAAGCTTTCATGCTGAAAGCTGAGTATGCCAATCGTGTTTATCCAGTAACACCAGGTTGGCATCGAGAGAAAGTGCCCATCGGCAGTTGGGCTGAAATTACAGATATTTTGCCCTGTAGTGACGAGTCTATTGTCAACAGCTTGCTTCCCTTCCATATTTGGAACGAGCATTCTATTAGCGATCGCCTCAAATGGAAACCACGTCAGCCGCTTTATATTCTCCTCCTGCGGACATATAAACTACCCCAACAAGAAATTCCATACCACCCTAAATACGGCGGTTGCAAGTCATGGATTGATTTAGATCAACCAATTCACTTGCAAGGAGCAAAACCAGTTTTATCTGACTTTGCATACACTCAACTAGTAGAGACAATTCGCGGCATTGTTGGCGAAAAAATGGAGACAAAGATTGATACGCTCAATTACAACTCTACCTTTGGCTAA